The following coding sequences are from one Streptomyces sp. V3I7 window:
- a CDS encoding SGNH/GDSL hydrolase family protein — translation MLRFMPVGDSMTIGSAGEHTWRHRLWQHLCGSYGGPFTFVGPRETLYDKSAEAPTSYAYADPDFPCAHLAGWGEGWLHMAPLIGEAIRASRADVLLVSLGLIDLGFYTDAEQTADNVRAFVTAAREARPRIRMVVLPVIPNIRASADEPFATQVNRFNELLAKTLADLDEPRSPLLLASPPPAYDIHTDTYDGTHPNASGEHKIAEAFAAAMYEAWGLGEPYEATASA, via the coding sequence ATGCTCAGGTTCATGCCCGTCGGTGACTCCATGACGATCGGAAGCGCGGGCGAACACACATGGCGCCACCGGCTGTGGCAGCACCTGTGCGGCTCGTACGGCGGCCCGTTCACCTTCGTCGGCCCGCGCGAGACGCTGTACGACAAGTCGGCCGAGGCCCCGACCTCGTACGCCTACGCCGACCCCGACTTCCCGTGCGCCCACCTCGCCGGCTGGGGCGAGGGCTGGCTGCACATGGCCCCGCTGATCGGCGAGGCGATACGCGCCTCGCGCGCCGACGTCCTGCTGGTCTCCCTCGGCCTGATCGACCTGGGCTTCTACACCGACGCCGAGCAGACCGCGGACAACGTCCGCGCCTTCGTGACCGCGGCCCGGGAGGCCCGCCCACGCATCCGCATGGTCGTCCTCCCGGTGATCCCGAACATCCGCGCCTCGGCGGACGAGCCCTTCGCGACCCAGGTGAACCGTTTCAACGAACTCCTGGCGAAGACCCTGGCCGACCTCGACGAACCCCGCTCCCCGCTCCTCCTGGCGTCCCCTCCCCCGGCGTACGACATCCACACCGACACCTACGACGGCACGCATCCCAACGCGAGCGGCGAGCACAAGATCGCGGAGGCTTTCGCGGCGGCGATGTACGAGGCGTGGGGCCTGGGTGAGCCGTACGAGGCGACGGCGTCGGCCTGA
- the serC gene encoding phosphoserine transaminase codes for MAEIQIPADIKPADGRFGAGPSKVRVEALDALAATGTSLLGTSHRQAPVKNLVGQVREGISSLFSLPDGYEVVLGNGGSTAFWDIATHGLIENKSQHLTFGEFSSKFAKAAKLAPWLADPTIVSADPGTHPEAHAEAGTDVYAFTHNETSTGVAMPIRRVEGADEGSLVLVDATSGAGGLPVDIAETDVYYFAPQKSFASDGGLWIGVFSPAAIERAERIHASGRHIPEFFSLPTAIDNSRKNQTYNTPALATLFLLNQQLEWLNGQGGLDFATGRTKDSSTRLYTWAEESKYATPFVADPARRSQVIGTIDFADEIDAAAVAKTLRANGIVDTDPYRKLGRNQLRVAMFPAIDPADVEALTACVDYVIDRL; via the coding sequence GTGGCTGAGATCCAGATTCCTGCTGACATCAAGCCCGCCGACGGTCGATTCGGCGCGGGCCCCTCCAAGGTGCGGGTGGAGGCGCTGGACGCGCTGGCCGCCACCGGTACGTCCCTCCTCGGTACCTCCCACCGCCAGGCCCCGGTGAAGAACCTGGTCGGCCAGGTCCGCGAGGGCATCAGCTCCCTGTTCTCCCTCCCCGACGGCTACGAGGTCGTCCTCGGCAACGGCGGCTCCACCGCGTTCTGGGACATCGCCACGCACGGCCTGATCGAGAACAAGTCCCAGCACCTCACCTTCGGCGAGTTCTCGTCCAAGTTCGCCAAGGCCGCGAAGCTCGCCCCCTGGCTGGCCGATCCCACGATCGTCTCCGCCGACCCCGGCACCCACCCCGAGGCGCACGCCGAGGCGGGCACCGACGTCTACGCCTTCACGCACAACGAGACCTCCACCGGCGTCGCCATGCCGATCAGGCGGGTCGAAGGCGCCGACGAGGGCTCCCTCGTCCTCGTGGACGCGACCAGCGGCGCCGGCGGCCTCCCCGTCGACATCGCCGAGACGGACGTCTACTACTTCGCCCCGCAGAAGTCCTTCGCCTCCGACGGCGGCCTGTGGATCGGCGTCTTCTCCCCCGCCGCGATCGAGCGCGCCGAGCGGATCCACGCCTCCGGCCGTCACATCCCGGAGTTCTTCAGTCTGCCCACGGCGATCGACAACTCCCGCAAGAACCAGACCTACAACACCCCCGCCCTCGCCACCCTCTTCCTGCTGAACCAGCAGCTGGAGTGGCTCAACGGCCAGGGCGGCCTGGACTTCGCCACCGGCCGCACCAAGGACTCCTCGACCCGCCTGTACACCTGGGCGGAGGAGTCCAAGTACGCCACCCCGTTCGTCGCCGACCCGGCCAGGCGCTCCCAGGTCATCGGCACGATCGACTTCGCCGACGAGATCGACGCGGCGGCCGTCGCCAAGACCCTGCGCGCCAACGGCATCGTCGACACCGACCCCTACCGCAAGCTCGGCCGCAACCAGCTCCGCGTCGCCATGTTCCCGGCGATCGACCCCGCCGACGTCGAGGCGCTGACGGCCTGCGTCGACTACGTGATCGACAGGCTCTGA
- a CDS encoding GNAT family N-acetyltransferase has product MAITIREGGPDDLPVILGMFDSAVEWLVAQGRTRQWGTDPWSTDPKAVAMIERYVRAGTPFFAEVDGAPAATLTLTDAPGSYLEPAGEPERYIHLLASDRRFKGHGAGAALLAHAAEVTRRAGVSLLRVDCYAGDDRKLVAFYERNGFTPVEEFTFGADKWPGMALARRV; this is encoded by the coding sequence ATGGCGATCACCATCCGCGAGGGCGGCCCGGACGACCTGCCCGTGATCCTCGGCATGTTCGACAGCGCGGTGGAGTGGCTGGTCGCACAGGGCCGGACCCGGCAGTGGGGCACCGACCCGTGGTCGACCGATCCAAAAGCCGTGGCGATGATCGAGCGGTACGTCCGTGCGGGCACGCCCTTCTTCGCCGAGGTCGACGGCGCTCCCGCCGCCACCCTCACCCTCACCGACGCCCCCGGCTCGTATCTGGAGCCCGCGGGCGAACCCGAGCGCTACATCCACCTGCTCGCCTCCGACCGCCGCTTCAAGGGCCACGGCGCCGGTGCCGCCCTGCTCGCCCATGCCGCGGAGGTGACCCGGCGAGCGGGCGTCTCCCTGCTGCGCGTGGACTGCTACGCGGGCGACGACCGCAAGCTGGTCGCCTTCTACGAGCGCAACGGCTTCACCCCGGTCGAGGAGTTCACGTTCGGGGCGGACAAGTGGCCGGGCATGGCGCTGGCCCGGAGGGTGTAG
- a CDS encoding DUF2530 domain-containing protein: MTKWTPKHEAPEPLEGPVVATITGGTVLWFVLFLAQLPFYGWFADHGHVWWIWTCLAGAGLGLIGIWYVRKRDAAIRRAAAADETPTRSEADVS; this comes from the coding sequence ATGACGAAGTGGACCCCCAAGCACGAGGCACCGGAGCCCCTGGAAGGCCCCGTGGTCGCCACCATCACCGGCGGCACCGTCCTCTGGTTCGTCCTCTTCCTCGCCCAGCTCCCCTTCTACGGCTGGTTCGCCGACCACGGCCACGTCTGGTGGATCTGGACCTGCCTGGCCGGCGCCGGCCTGGGCCTGATCGGCATCTGGTACGTCCGCAAGCGCGACGCCGCGATCAGGCGGGCGGCTGCCGCCGACGAGACGCCGACGCGCTCGGAGGCGGACGTCAGCTGA
- a CDS encoding Uma2 family endonuclease gives MTVLEDRIAMAESDNTGTLDEMFERLEKMPVPEGYKVEIVEGTVYMSPQRDTHWEIIADIYEQLRTKYPRKRVKSDVRIDYPGHLNGFATDVTVVAEGAVKTGDGHWRYQDVEFVAEVISKGTAANDYGSKKTAYAVAEVPVYVIADPYLGRCHVYTHPKGKDYTIETRVDFGTDIDLTGTEVGLILKTDEFPRD, from the coding sequence ATGACCGTCCTCGAAGACAGGATCGCGATGGCCGAGAGCGACAACACGGGCACGCTGGACGAGATGTTCGAGCGGCTCGAGAAGATGCCCGTCCCCGAGGGATACAAGGTCGAGATCGTCGAGGGGACCGTCTACATGTCGCCGCAGCGGGACACCCACTGGGAGATCATCGCGGACATCTATGAGCAATTGCGGACCAAGTACCCCCGCAAGCGCGTGAAGTCCGACGTCCGCATCGACTACCCGGGGCACCTCAACGGATTCGCGACCGATGTGACGGTGGTCGCCGAGGGCGCCGTCAAGACGGGCGACGGTCACTGGCGCTACCAGGACGTCGAATTCGTCGCGGAAGTGATCTCCAAGGGCACCGCCGCCAACGACTACGGTTCCAAGAAGACCGCGTACGCCGTCGCCGAGGTGCCCGTCTACGTCATCGCCGACCCCTACCTGGGCCGCTGCCACGTCTACACCCACCCCAAGGGCAAGGACTACACGATCGAGACGAGGGTGGACTTCGGCACCGACATCGACCTGACCGGCACCGAAGTCGGCCTCATCCTCAAGACCGACGAGTTCCCCCGCGACTGA
- a CDS encoding MarR family winged helix-turn-helix transcriptional regulator, whose amino-acid sequence MPDLTHGDDAAAVNALRSAVMRLSRRLKHQRVDESLSPTEMSVLGTLSNCGKATPGELARKEHVQPPSMTRIVALLESKGLVRLEPHPEDRRQKVVTQTEQAEAMLEESRRKRNAFLAGLVDGLDEDEWAKLRAAAPVLEKLAHL is encoded by the coding sequence ATGCCGGACCTTACGCATGGCGACGATGCCGCCGCCGTGAACGCCCTCCGCTCCGCCGTGATGCGCCTGTCGCGCCGGCTCAAGCACCAGCGGGTCGACGAGTCGCTGAGCCCGACCGAGATGTCGGTGCTCGGCACACTGTCGAACTGCGGAAAGGCCACCCCGGGCGAACTCGCCCGCAAGGAGCACGTGCAGCCGCCGTCGATGACCCGCATCGTGGCACTGCTCGAGTCCAAGGGGCTGGTCCGTCTGGAGCCGCACCCGGAGGACCGGCGCCAGAAGGTCGTCACGCAGACCGAGCAGGCCGAGGCGATGCTCGAGGAGAGCCGGCGCAAGCGCAACGCGTTCCTGGCCGGTCTGGTCGATGGCCTCGACGAGGACGAGTGGGCGAAACTCCGCGCCGCCGCCCCCGTGCTGGAGAAGCTCGCACATCTGTAA
- a CDS encoding WD40 repeat domain-containing protein: MRRSLALLAGLLLTGAVAAPASAADGDQGFTIRDPRITESSGLAASRLHPGVYWTHNDSDDGPYLYAVDSATGKTVATVTLTGVGTPRDVEAISIGPGNQIYVGDIGDNFGGRWPYVWIYRLPEPRVLKDQTIRATQYVVKYANGPRDAESLVVHPTTGRVYLIDKNENGGHLYEGPAQLSASGSNVFRPVAPVDLWATDAAFSPDGRRLAVRGYFGGIAYDWNGGRIKREGQLQMPLQRQGESVTYSADGTRLMYGSEGADSQVTAKDAPGAAGGASKSPSGDGNSVVGSGAGGLKDGRVTTGAIAVAVAAAVLFGFRRLRRRG; the protein is encoded by the coding sequence ATGCGCCGATCGCTCGCCCTCCTTGCCGGGCTTCTGCTCACGGGTGCGGTGGCCGCGCCCGCCTCCGCCGCCGACGGGGACCAGGGGTTCACGATCAGGGACCCGCGGATCACCGAGTCCAGCGGCCTCGCCGCCTCCCGGCTCCACCCCGGCGTCTACTGGACCCACAACGACAGCGACGACGGCCCCTACCTCTACGCCGTGGACAGCGCGACCGGGAAGACCGTCGCCACGGTGACCCTCACCGGCGTCGGCACCCCGCGGGATGTCGAGGCCATCTCCATCGGGCCCGGCAACCAGATCTACGTCGGTGACATCGGCGACAACTTCGGCGGCAGGTGGCCGTACGTCTGGATCTACCGGCTGCCCGAGCCGAGGGTGCTGAAGGACCAGACGATCCGGGCCACGCAGTACGTCGTGAAGTACGCGAACGGGCCGCGCGACGCCGAGTCGCTCGTCGTGCACCCCACCACCGGGCGCGTCTACCTCATCGACAAGAACGAGAACGGCGGGCACCTGTACGAGGGACCCGCCCAGTTGTCCGCCTCGGGCAGCAACGTCTTCCGGCCCGTCGCCCCGGTCGACCTGTGGGCCACCGACGCCGCCTTCTCACCGGACGGCCGCCGGCTCGCCGTCCGCGGCTACTTCGGCGGGATCGCCTACGACTGGAACGGCGGGCGGATCAAGCGCGAGGGGCAGCTGCAGATGCCGCTGCAGCGACAGGGCGAGTCCGTCACCTACTCCGCCGACGGCACCAGGCTGATGTACGGCAGCGAGGGGGCCGACAGCCAGGTGACGGCGAAGGACGCGCCCGGGGCTGCGGGCGGCGCCTCCAAGTCGCCCTCGGGCGACGGGAATTCCGTTGTCGGTTCAGGCGCGGGCGGCCTGAAGGACGGCCGCGTCACGACCGGCGCGATCGCCGTCGCCGTCGCCGCGGCCGTCCTGTTCGGGTTCCGGCGGCTGCGGCGACGGGGCTGA
- a CDS encoding ribbon-helix-helix protein, CopG family, producing MAMGTSVLSLRIDGELLDRLRHHAAKRGMSVQDYVVRTLIRDDFDERFQAAVEETEKFYGVT from the coding sequence ATAGCCATGGGGACCAGCGTGCTCAGTCTGCGGATAGACGGGGAGCTGCTCGACCGGCTCCGACACCATGCGGCCAAAAGAGGAATGAGCGTCCAGGACTATGTGGTCCGGACGCTCATTCGGGACGACTTCGACGAGCGGTTCCAGGCCGCCGTCGAGGAGACGGAGAAGTTCTACGGGGTCACGTGA
- a CDS encoding aldo/keto reductase, with product MEYTQLGRTGLKVSRLVLGTMNFGPQTGEADSHTIMDAALDAGLNFFDTANVYGWGENKGRTEEIIGSWFAQGGDRRDKVVLATKMYANMGPDGPAWPNHDKLSALNIRRAVDASLKRLKTDYIDVYQFHHVDRDTPADEIWQAIDVLLQQGKILYAGSSNFPGWKIAQMNEAAARRAMVGLVSEQCLYNLAERRAEMEVIPAAQAYGLGVIPWSPLHGGLLGGVLKKEVEGGRRTSGRAADALAKAPLRAQVQAYENLLDKHGLEPGEVALAWLLTRPGITGPIVGPRTLSQLESALRALDLELSEELLADLDTIFPGPGPAPEAFAW from the coding sequence ATGGAGTACACGCAGCTCGGACGCACGGGACTCAAGGTCAGCCGGCTCGTCCTCGGCACCATGAACTTCGGCCCCCAGACCGGCGAAGCCGACAGCCACACCATCATGGATGCCGCGCTGGACGCCGGCCTGAACTTCTTCGACACCGCGAACGTGTACGGCTGGGGCGAGAACAAGGGCCGTACCGAGGAGATCATCGGGAGCTGGTTCGCGCAGGGCGGTGACCGCCGCGACAAGGTGGTGCTCGCCACCAAGATGTACGCCAACATGGGCCCCGACGGCCCGGCCTGGCCCAACCACGACAAGCTCTCCGCGCTCAACATCCGGCGGGCCGTCGACGCCAGCCTCAAGCGGCTGAAGACCGACTACATCGACGTCTACCAGTTCCACCACGTCGACCGGGACACCCCCGCCGACGAGATCTGGCAGGCCATCGACGTCCTGCTCCAGCAGGGAAAGATCCTCTACGCGGGCTCCAGCAACTTCCCCGGCTGGAAGATCGCCCAGATGAACGAGGCGGCGGCCCGGCGCGCCATGGTCGGCCTGGTGAGCGAGCAGTGCCTGTACAACCTCGCCGAGCGCCGCGCCGAGATGGAGGTCATCCCGGCCGCGCAGGCGTACGGCCTCGGGGTCATCCCGTGGTCGCCGCTGCACGGCGGACTGCTGGGCGGCGTCCTCAAGAAGGAGGTCGAGGGCGGCCGCCGCACCTCGGGCCGCGCGGCCGACGCCCTCGCCAAGGCGCCCCTGCGCGCCCAGGTCCAGGCGTACGAGAACCTCCTCGACAAGCACGGCCTCGAACCCGGCGAGGTCGCCCTGGCCTGGCTGCTCACCCGCCCCGGCATCACCGGCCCGATCGTCGGCCCGCGCACGCTGTCCCAGCTGGAGAGCGCCCTGCGCGCCCTCGACCTGGAGCTGAGCGAGGAACTGCTGGCCGACCTCGACACGATCTTCCCGGGGCCCGGTCCCGCGCCGGAGGCGTTCGCGTGGTGA
- the thpR gene encoding RNA 2',3'-cyclic phosphodiesterase, protein MRLFAAVLPPPDVADELAAEVAELKRLPGADGLRWTGRPGWHYTLAFYGEVGDELVPGLSDRLARAAHRTAPFPLAVSGGGQFGHGRALWAGAEGDLETLRLLADRSEAAGRKAGMAMGEHRRYKAHLTVARSRDHLDVRPYVTLLHAFTSRTWTVAELALVRSNLPTSGTLGEQPRYETVARWPLGGAG, encoded by the coding sequence ATGAGACTCTTCGCCGCGGTACTGCCCCCACCGGACGTGGCCGACGAACTGGCCGCAGAGGTGGCCGAGTTGAAGAGGCTGCCCGGCGCGGACGGGCTGCGCTGGACCGGCCGCCCCGGCTGGCACTACACGCTCGCGTTCTACGGCGAGGTCGGCGACGAGCTCGTCCCCGGCCTGTCGGACCGCCTGGCGCGCGCGGCCCATCGCACGGCCCCGTTCCCGCTCGCCGTCTCCGGCGGCGGCCAGTTCGGGCACGGCCGGGCCCTGTGGGCGGGCGCCGAGGGCGACCTGGAGACGCTGCGGCTGCTGGCCGACCGGAGCGAGGCGGCCGGGCGGAAGGCGGGCATGGCGATGGGGGAGCACCGGCGCTACAAGGCCCATCTGACGGTGGCCCGCAGCCGGGACCACCTGGACGTCCGGCCGTACGTCACCCTCCTCCACGCGTTCACCAGCCGCACCTGGACGGTGGCCGAGCTGGCCCTGGTCCGCAGCAACCTGCCGACGTCGGGGACGCTGGGCGAGCAGCCCCGCTACGAGACGGTCGCCCGCTGGCCACTCGGGGGCGCCGGTTAA
- a CDS encoding NCS2 family permease, translated as MSASASAKVPAPEQPGKAPTHGALDRFFKISERGSSLPREIRGGVATFFAMAYIIVLNPIILGSAKDMYGHQLDHAQLVTATAITAAFTTLLMGVIGNVPIALAAGLGVNSVVALQLAPRMSWPDAMGMVVLAGFVVMLLVATGLRERVMNAVPYGLRKAIAIGIGLFIMLIGLVDSGFVSRIPDVAHTTVPLQLGADGHLGGWPVLVFILGVLLTLALIVRKVPGAILISIVSMTVLAGIVNAVAHVPSWGLTVPEWPGNPVSTPDFGLLGQVSLFGGFGKVGVLTGVLFVFTVLLSSFFDAMGTIMGVSDEAKLTDAEGQMPGINKVLFVDGIAVAAGGAGSASANTCFVESTAGVGEGARTGFANVVTGALFALALFLTPVATMVPAQAATPALVAVGFLIMAGSVKEIDWSDFTIAAPAFVTMVMMPFTYSITNGIGMGFITFVVLRLAVGRGREIPVAMYVVAAVFTFYYLMPALGLT; from the coding sequence ATGTCCGCCTCGGCATCCGCCAAGGTTCCTGCCCCGGAGCAGCCGGGGAAGGCGCCCACTCACGGCGCCCTCGACCGTTTCTTCAAGATCTCCGAGCGGGGCAGCAGCCTCCCCCGTGAGATCCGAGGCGGTGTCGCCACCTTCTTCGCGATGGCGTACATCATCGTGCTGAACCCGATCATCCTGGGCAGCGCGAAGGACATGTACGGGCATCAGCTCGACCACGCGCAGCTTGTGACGGCCACGGCCATCACCGCCGCGTTCACCACCCTCCTGATGGGCGTCATCGGCAACGTGCCGATCGCCCTCGCCGCCGGCCTCGGCGTGAACTCCGTCGTCGCGCTCCAGCTCGCGCCGCGGATGTCGTGGCCCGACGCGATGGGCATGGTCGTCCTCGCGGGCTTCGTCGTCATGCTGCTCGTCGCCACGGGCCTGCGCGAACGCGTGATGAACGCCGTGCCGTACGGCCTGCGCAAGGCCATCGCCATCGGCATCGGCCTGTTCATCATGCTGATCGGACTCGTCGACTCCGGCTTCGTCAGCCGGATCCCGGACGTCGCCCACACCACCGTCCCGCTCCAGCTGGGCGCCGACGGTCACCTGGGCGGCTGGCCCGTCCTGGTCTTCATCCTCGGCGTCCTGCTCACGCTCGCGCTCATCGTCCGCAAGGTCCCCGGCGCGATCCTGATCTCGATCGTCTCGATGACCGTCCTCGCGGGCATCGTCAACGCCGTCGCCCACGTGCCCTCCTGGGGCCTGACCGTTCCGGAGTGGCCGGGCAACCCCGTCTCCACCCCGGACTTCGGCCTGCTCGGCCAGGTCAGCCTCTTCGGCGGCTTCGGCAAGGTCGGCGTGCTGACCGGCGTCCTGTTCGTCTTCACCGTCCTGCTGTCCAGCTTCTTCGACGCCATGGGCACGATCATGGGCGTCAGCGACGAGGCGAAGCTGACCGACGCCGAGGGCCAGATGCCCGGCATCAACAAGGTCCTCTTCGTGGACGGCATCGCCGTCGCCGCCGGTGGCGCGGGCTCCGCGTCCGCCAACACCTGCTTCGTCGAGTCGACCGCGGGTGTCGGCGAGGGAGCCCGTACTGGCTTCGCCAACGTCGTCACCGGCGCGCTCTTCGCCCTGGCGCTGTTCCTGACGCCGGTCGCCACGATGGTCCCGGCCCAGGCGGCCACCCCGGCACTGGTCGCCGTCGGCTTCCTGATCATGGCCGGTTCGGTCAAGGAGATCGACTGGAGCGACTTCACGATCGCGGCCCCGGCCTTCGTCACCATGGTGATGATGCCGTTCACCTACTCGATCACCAACGGCATCGGCATGGGCTTCATCACCTTCGTGGTGCTGCGCCTGGCCGTCGGCCGCGGCCGCGAGATCCCGGTGGCGATGTACGTCGTCGCCGCCGTGTTCACCTTCTACTACCTGATGCCGGCCCTCGGCCTCACCTGA
- a CDS encoding MFS transporter — MSTGSGAASAPAPITSTPTRTKSSMFSSLSIRNYRLFFLGQVVSNTGTWMQRIAQDWLVLSLTGSSAAVGITTALQFLPMLLFGLYGGVLVDRLPKRPTLLVTQTSMALTGLALAALTLTGHVQVWHVYVAAFAVGLATVVDNPARQSFVAEMVGPAQLQNAVSLNSANFQSARLVGPAVAGLLITGVGTGWAFLLNGLSFVAPLVGLMLMRARELHAVERAPRGKGQLREGLRYVAGRPELIWPIVLVGLIGVFGLNFPVWLSAFADDVFHGGAGAYSLFNTLMAAGSLVGALLAARRGTARLRVLTVAAVAFGVLEVVAALAPSYWLFAALMVPIGIFGLTFNVTANTAIQMSTDPAMRGRVMALFMMVFVGGTPLGAPVVGWVTDTYGPRVGFALGGALSALGAVTIGLILARVGGLRLSVGWHHGHPQVRLVPREREQLAAA; from the coding sequence TTGAGTACGGGATCCGGAGCAGCTTCCGCCCCCGCACCGATCACTTCTACCCCCACCCGCACCAAGTCCTCGATGTTCAGCTCGCTGAGCATCCGGAACTACCGCCTCTTCTTCCTGGGCCAGGTCGTCTCCAATACGGGGACGTGGATGCAGCGCATCGCCCAGGACTGGCTGGTCCTCAGCCTGACCGGCTCATCGGCGGCCGTCGGCATCACGACGGCCCTGCAGTTCCTGCCGATGCTGCTGTTCGGCCTGTACGGCGGTGTCCTCGTCGACCGGCTGCCCAAGCGCCCGACCCTGCTCGTCACCCAGACGTCGATGGCCCTCACCGGCCTCGCCCTCGCCGCGCTGACCCTCACCGGCCACGTCCAGGTGTGGCACGTCTACGTGGCAGCCTTCGCCGTCGGTCTCGCCACGGTCGTGGACAACCCGGCCCGGCAGTCCTTCGTCGCCGAGATGGTCGGCCCCGCCCAGCTCCAGAACGCGGTCAGCCTGAACTCCGCGAACTTCCAGTCCGCCCGGCTGGTCGGCCCCGCCGTGGCCGGTCTGCTCATCACCGGCGTGGGCACGGGCTGGGCGTTCCTCCTCAACGGCCTGTCCTTCGTCGCCCCGCTCGTCGGTCTGATGCTGATGCGCGCCCGTGAGCTGCACGCGGTCGAGCGCGCGCCGCGGGGCAAGGGCCAGCTGCGGGAGGGGCTGCGCTACGTCGCGGGCCGGCCCGAGCTCATCTGGCCCATCGTCCTCGTCGGCCTCATCGGCGTCTTCGGCCTGAACTTCCCGGTGTGGCTGTCGGCCTTCGCCGACGACGTCTTCCACGGCGGCGCGGGCGCCTACAGCCTCTTCAACACGCTGATGGCGGCCGGTTCGCTGGTCGGCGCGCTGCTCGCCGCCCGGCGCGGCACGGCCCGGCTGCGGGTGCTGACCGTGGCGGCGGTGGCCTTCGGCGTCCTGGAGGTCGTGGCCGCGCTCGCCCCGTCGTACTGGCTGTTCGCGGCGCTCATGGTCCCGATCGGGATCTTCGGCCTGACCTTCAACGTCACGGCGAACACCGCGATCCAGATGAGCACCGACCCGGCCATGCGCGGCCGCGTGATGGCCCTGTTCATGATGGTCTTCGTGGGCGGTACGCCGCTGGGCGCCCCGGTCGTCGGCTGGGTCACCGACACCTACGGCCCACGGGTCGGCTTCGCCCTCGGCGGCGCCCTGTCGGCGCTCGGAGCCGTCACCATCGGCCTGATCCTGGCCCGCGTCGGCGGCCTGCGCCTGTCGGTGGGCTGGCACCACGGCCATCCCCAGGTGCGGCTGGTCCCGCGCGAGCGGGAGCAGCTGGCGGCGGCGTGA